AGACATTAGGCTGTTGTTCATCCTGTTGGTACAGTGCAATGTTCTCTGACAGTTTCTCAGCCAGCAGTGGGTGCAGGCGCTGTGCTTGCTCCCCCTGGTCGTTGATGACGATGTAGACAATATCCCTCAGGCCCCGACGTTCAAGCTTTTGGCGCAGTTGTTCCAATCTGATAGGTTGAAGAatattaaagaacaaaaaccaGTTTACAGGACAGAAAATGTATGAAATACTGTTCAGAAATCAAGAATAAAGAGGAACAGAAGCAGATATGTGAAGGTGAACTTTCTGAGTTACATAAGAAGTCAGACGCGTCATGCCAACTTGGCAGCCATGAAGAGGGGCCATAAAATTTATCAGacacttaaaattaaaattgctCCTATAATGAAATGTGATGATCCATTCTACTTTAGGCTTTTCCTCAAATAGACTAAAGTGCATAACAAGAGATCGATTTTTTTAACACAAGGGAGTCAAATACCTGGAAGCCTGCACCAAACAGAACAATCAGCTGGCCTGGAAGAGGGCCACCACCGTCACCTTGCCCATGGCCCCCTTCATCGGCTCCACCTCCCCTATCCGCCAAGATGGTGGCAGCTGACACCGTCGCCCACCCCCTCCGTCACTCTCTGCCCCGCCCCCATGGAGCAGGCAGAGAGTGAGGAGCAGGCTGAGGCACGCCCACATGCCTGCGGTGCCTCTTCACTCCCCCGATCTactgaaaacagagaggagggggagaaaggGGAGGGAAGGTTGGAAAAGGAGGCAGGCAGTAAGAGGAGAAAGAAGGAGGAGAGATAATCAGAGACTGATAAAACTTGGCAGACAAAACTAGGCTGGATGGACAAAAGGTCAGAGAGGGGTTATCATTCTGAAATTCTGCTAAATGCCATTGTTGTCCTCTTCAATGTAACTGCTCTTTAAACAACTGCATCTGAGGGTAAACAAAGCAGTTTAATGAAAGTTTCAAATCTGTGCTGGTGTTACTTTAGCACAGATTTAAGTTTGGTTACAAATCATGCATAGAATTTATTACAAAGAAGTCCAGCAAAATGCATGAAtacaaaaaggcagaaaagtcaagaaacaaaaaaagggttCAGTAGCAGCACCATTAACTATACTTCAGTCCCACCAGAAACAaggtttaaatgcattttaaaggaaaCCCCCTCCTGATTCTCAGCATTCTTCATCAACTTTTCACAGTTGTTAAATGTGACACTAACACAAACATCTTGCTTTCCATCAAACAGGTCAAATTAATGAATTTTCCACTTACCCCTCCGTTAAAAGCGTCTTCTTCTCTGTGCTCAGCTCTGCGTTGCTTCTACTCCTCGAACAAAAACAAGTCCCGTCCTCCGCCTCTCCCCCCTTTTATACCCTGcctgttgtttttctctctgctgtgagGACAAAGTTCAGTCCCAGCTCTGTGCTGATGCCTACACTTTTCTCCAGTTGAAAAAGTTACAGAGCAGAAGTTCCCCCTGCTGACCGATTAAAAAAGCCTGTTTTTGCTGGAAGATGTTTTGTAGCTACTGGCAATTTGACAAAAATTCCTTCAAGAGAGAAGTTTGAGAGAAGCTGCCTCTTTATTATGGCTTCAAGAGATATGTCAGCACTAATATTGTGCATGCATTTACCTTGTAAATTAACATAACTGCTTACATTGTGCAATTAATATTATAAGGGTTTATTTCATGAACATTGTGCAATATGTTTTTGACTTGTTGTACAAAGAGAGGGAAGGGGAAAGAGGACAAAGGGAGGGTCTTTGGTTGGTGTCCAGTATGCTTTTGCAGGATCCACACAGACAGTGTGTGACTTTCAGCATGCATTTCTGAGACACCAGTGTGCTGTTGGAGAGCAAAAGTATAACAAATGTACAAACAATGCAAACACATTGGAGTTCCTTGGTGAGCAAATGGTTAGAGGTGTCAAATTAGAATGAAACACAAATTAGAAGACGAGTTTTCTAACCCACTTTCCAGAAGCACATGAAATAATGGACTTTATACCGCAGGGATCACGTTGCATCAAGTTCCATTTGAGGACTTGATCTTACATCACACTTAGTTAAAGGTATATGGCTGTGTGGTAAAAGGTTTTATAGTatataaaacagttaaaacttGCCTTAAAGTCTAATCAGGCAGGTGCTGgtgtctgtgtctgtcagcAGATATAGGCAATTCAGTTCAGGGCAATCAGTACGCAGTTAAGAGATAAGAGTCAACGATACGTTTATCTAGGGCAGCAAAGTCTATGACCAAGTAGtctaaaaagaacaaaattaaTATAAACGGGTGCCGCATGCAAGTTTAGACACTCACACCCTCTTTTCGGTTAAAGTTTTCAGCATGATTAAACACACAGCTTTACCTCCAAACATGCATAAATTAGTGTAAACAATAAATTAAGAGGAAATAAGGTTATGCCTGTAGCACTAAAAGAATGGGCAACAACATGTAGATTTTAGTGTAACACATGCAGCAGAAAACATGCCTAAGTGTACAGAGTAAATTAAAGTATCAGCGTCTGTCAACACCAGCTTGGATGTGACTTTAGTAGCACTTGGCTGATTCAGCAGAATATGACATGTGACCTGGAGTGTCCTGCCAGGACAAGTTTTCTCAGTGACCCGAGGTTACCCATTCACACTATCAGACACTGTGTTATATGTTGTTTATCAGGACACACTGACCTGCAATATAAGACAGTACATCAATAAGAATCACGAGATCTGAATAGATAACATTCATCCAAATATACCTCATATATAATAGACGTCATTTTACTCTTCTCAGAAAAATGCAACCAAAGAGTTGCatgcaaggccgcccataatcGGGGTATAAGGAGGAAgtctttctggggcccagccaaactgggggccaacagaggtcagcaaaatcatggtcaattgtaaagttaagctttgataaccatattttaacctgaataataaccactctgataaaagcaacaaaaatggatttcATTGATTCATTTATGCTGTTgaacaatatagcctttttcaaaatgcaaagCCCCTTTATTAAAACAACTTATTACCTTGtaattggtaatgttaacaatgtggatggacgCACTGAACTTTTAGGAAAGTAAAGTTAGAATTTATAGGAAGACCATGGTGTGcagaaatgtcaggatgccagaaaataaaacaaaggaatCTAAgacacttttgtttttaaatgtagcaaataattcaataattgtgaaaagaaactaaaatgggtgaaaagtggcaaaacaggccaaaagttgcaaaaattgtcaaaaagtggagtaaatgggcaaaaagcagcaaaaactggcaaaggtggcaaaaagcagctaaagtaggcaaaaagactttgcagaaatgggcaaaaagtggttaaaaaatgttaacaaaaaaaatgttcaacaaaagtagaagaaattggtgaaaaggggcaaaaaattggttaaaattagcaaaaaagtggtaagaatgggcaaaaagcagcaaaaaagaaaaaaaaatggttaaaagcagtaatggatgcaaaaaaagcaatgaaagtGCTTAAAAAGTACAAccaataaataatttcaacatcaggtCCCAATAGTGGCTTGACAcaattttcagctccaaaatgaggtaactgttagctaggatgTTCACACTAATGCTGCTAATCCAACATACATTCATTGAtagcatcaataaatcaaaactgtgaggggcccattctctgtgtttttcaggggtccatcCAATTCTGTGGGTGGGCCTGGCTACAAGTGTGTAAATGGAGGGCTACTTCTTCATGGTCAAGAGTTGGTCAAAATTTCCAGTTTCAGATATTCTTTATAGTCTCTTTCACCAGCATAAATCTCAGACATTTGTCACCATATAAGATTTTTCCCCTGAACGATTAAACACTTTGATGTGGTCTCAGACTTTGAGCCCACATGGCTAAGCTATTTGCTTTACATTATCACAGCTGTATATATatctactttttaaatttaacctttatttaaccaggttacATACATATCTACATACATGTTGTTAATCATGAATGTAGAGGTAAGATCATattatatgtatattttataCTAAAGATGTCCTTGGCAttaatttaattcatttcaGATATGTATGTTCCAGGACAGCATCAGGGACAGTGTTCACATATCTTTGAAGTCCAACATGAAACGTATAAGCagctgaaaacattaaaataaacaaaaacaacaacaacaaaaaaaaaaaacctgcatcaatacaattatttaaaaaataatttcaggtAGTTCAGCTGACTTCAGCCTTACCCATAGGTAATACAGCATGCtacccacctttttttttttagatattacACTTACATGTCACTTAAAGCAAATTTGCACAATCTTCaatacgatatctgatctggGCTTTAGTCAGATTCCCAACCCCAGTTTTTTAACAAGGCGCCATAAAAACTTTATAATGTTTTAtaatattttctcagttttgggGAACAGGAAGAACCAGGGTTGGTTGGCACACAGCTATTCAGTCACAAACTCACAAACTTTTTTGATGATGGtaacttttaaaattcagagtatcaaaagtttaaaaattaacTTATGGATGGAACATGCGGTACAAATGTGCAACAGAAATTTGAAATGATGACTTCCAAACTGGATCACAATTGAGTGGGGTTGGCTGGCATTGTCACGATGTGGTTCATGTTCATCAAAttttatatgacaaaatattaaggaaatgattgaaaaaaatactaaaataaaagGCAAACCAACATAAGAAATAACTAAATGAACAGGCAGTGTGTCAAGCAGTGATTGCACTTTGGAGGGGAGCAGAGAGAGTGTGGAGCTAAAGTGCCAGGACTTACACACCTGAGGGACTGGCCAGGTCCTGCCCAGGTGTGGCAATCACCAACTGCCAACCGGCAGGGCAATTTGGAAGACAAACATAGACACAAGGGAAAACACACAGCAGGCCTTGGTGGCCAGAGCCAATGACAGCCATATCATACCTATGACTCAGACTGCAGCTGAATTGAGTCACACACTGATCCACAATAAGGGTTAGTATAAACACAAGCACACAGAGACACTGCAAAGAACTAAATGCAGTTTGTCACATTACAATAAAGTTTTTGTTGCACAAACTACACTTatctgttttttattagtttaattaatattacacttgaatgtttttacCCAAATActtcattgttttcagttttcctgAGCTTTTAGGAGTTAGTTCATATTTTGTTGGGGTTTTCTAAAAATGGTAAATGAACTTGAACTTTTATAGTCAACTGACTACTCAAGGTGCTTTTATACCACAGGCCTTTCAACACCTACCCTTTTGCACCCACTCACTCCACATTATTCACCTGCTATTAATGCAGTAGTAGGAGTATATTGGGGTTAAGCACCTTGCCCAAAGACATATCAACACATATACATGTGAAGGTAGGCGTTTGAGATCGAATCCATGACCTTCCGATTGTGAGACAACCAACTttctactgagccacagttagTAAGCAATTTCAGTCTTTGAACGACTGAAAACCAATGTTTTATCATATCGTTATTTTCTTTTGCTTGGCAAAATGATTCAGACATTCTAATGAATGAACTGCTAACTGGTTTTAAAATAGGGAAATATTCTAGTTAATGTTTATGTTCTCAAGTTTTTTTGAAATTATATATTAACATTGTTTCTATGATTCATGTTTTCAGgttttcatgaatttttcaggaaatgacagaaatggcaaaaggaagaactgactggattttgggactgatccggatcattgtctggatccaggaattttttaaaggattctgtactattgggagataggacaaatggcagaggtctgcgctgttaccactttacaccaggagatggcggacatgagtaacttattcaaatttttggactttatagagtttgaaagacactcGCCCGGTTGAGGaaacgagtcggagcgtaacagagagaaagcaaGCGGCAAcatctggtcctgaaaaatgaagccaatgcagaagtgcaaaaaattgctataccgtgagtgtccacttgaggcttgctgcaggaacaccggaagtcccatatggacacatgttaaacagccagttttgacactagaaataaactggtttgccgcctggttcaaaacaccaaccgtgtctcattagctagagtcttattgtgctcccactgtacggggggtaaatgtttttgtaccacgatcgtttggattatatttcggatgaaagctgattggtgcgtctcatttgatcgacagatagcttggcaggcagaggctccatttctgtctaccagaatgctagctagctggctgacaggaagttgcgcttagtgggcgggctgtcaggttgatccaaagttcagttgagactgccatttcaatatggaagcctcaaGCCTccattggcttcaaaagccgattgagtctgcctattgtaagcagacgaccgacgtcacatggggtttgtccaattctttctacaatctatgagagaaagacagcgaattgtagcgagaatactcaccatgctgggaggaatagaggaatattcaccctctgccatgactcccacatgtagcgaagccaatgctttgcctcacctaATCGGCgaattacattttgggagtgatccagatcactgtctggatccaggaatgtttttaaaggattcttcactattgggagatagggctggcgggtctgcactctctgagtgcttttgttcatgaaaacatatttatagctaagattttaacctttaatttGCTTTTGATAAGAATATTACATCATGAACATACCACAGAAATACAGCAGAATAAACCAAACCCAGTCTCACCCATGCCAATCCACTGctggttagctttagctttgtaagctattAACTAAAATGTAGGTGATGGTGTTGAGCCTTTAACTTGGATAAATATCCATATTTATTTGCTTGACGAACAAATATGTCGTCATTCAGATATCCTGAAGAAGATACTAATAAAAGCTCTGCATTAATGGGGAGGTTGGAGCGGCATAACCACCAGTCTAAGGACAGGACATGTTAACGTTTGCCGCTGTCTCTAAGCAACGCTCTATGGCGTCCCTGGCTTTGCAAGGGTTTCTGGGAATCTGAGGCTGGAGGCTTGAACGACCGCCCTTTTTGGAGCTTCGAGAGTAGAACAGCGGTACATGCGTCGAGGGAAATATAATCTCAAAACAACATTCTGAAGCATCGTAATCAGACTTCAGGTATGTATACCGATGGTTTTTTACGTGCATTTTGCCCTATGGTAGCTGTAATTAGGAAATCTGTCTgggaaaagtgtattttaatgCGCGGTTTGATGACGTAATGTTGATTGTCAAACGCGAAATGGCGAGCGTGCTAAGAGGCCCGTTACCTACAGCTCTCTGCGGTTttataatgtttatttatttcatctttCGTTACCGAAAGGATTATATTCATGTGTCATATCTTGGTGAGTTGCACTCTTGCTACACATATTACCGTGGTGTTTAAAGTACCTGTTGTTTTCCTCTCACTGGGTAGGTCTGTAATTGGCTAGATATGCTAACATGGATTAGCAAAGCCGTTCACGATGGCCAAATAAGCGACTGCAAGTCGGATCGTCTGTTTAAACATATTGCAATCTCACTTAGCATGTCAGTGCATGCCCTTGATTTCCAGCGCGGTATTGGTTCTTCTGAGGCTTGCAATTTCGGCATTTCTGGCATATATAGGTTTAACAGTGATGTTCTCTAGCGCCATCATGTTGACTTCCTCGTTCTGTGTGTCATCACTGTCCTGAAAAGCCCTTTCCACCCTTTGAACCTCCAATAACTGAACTTTATTTCCGCCCAGTACAATTATTAAGGCTCGTTGGGATGCAGGTCTGCCATAGGCACATTAAGTTATTGCATTAGATTAAGTAGCTTAATATTTAACACTGTCAGCCTAGGAAAGCAGATTATTTTTGACGCAGTTCTCTTCCAATTTAGAGCAAATTTGAGCTCATAAGTTCATAGTATCCTTAAAAGTTACACCATGTGATGAAAATCATAGTCTGCGTTGGCTCATTTAATGTAGATACACGAGGAGGTATAAAATCCAAGATACCCGAGTCACTTGTAAAGGGAAAGAACTGAAAGAGCTGGACAAACCGCATTATTAACATTTGCTGACATGATTTTAGCTGCACCAAAATCGTTTTAAGCTGCCCTTTCACAAAGAGGTGTACTAGAGTCAGCTGAGAGCATGTCCAGAAATATTTGTATTGTTGTATTGTTGTAAGTTTTGGCTTGTTTAGCAAGGTATTTTTTATAAGAGATCTTCAAATCGGATACATTATTAGTCTTAAAATTCCTGTGCCAGCTTGTTCCAACACTATAATGTATAAATTGTGATACTACAAATCATCAAATAAAGTCTTTGCAGTGAATAAACTGTATCTGTCACATTTGGAACTTAAATCAAAATCATGCAATATGTGCAATATTATTGATGTTATTGCTGTCATTACCACTGGTTATTATTCTTTCAGGAGATCCACAATATACTTAATGTGCACACTCAATATACCTTAAATGTGGCATATTGTAGCATGTTGCCCTTTTAACTCATACTTTTTCCTATTATTCATGAGTAATATTAATATGTATACTACAATCCAAAATGGTCCTGTTTATCTGtatatatctttattttatataaatattgTATTTGTCTGTAATGCACGTGTAACATCTTGTTCTtattggaccatttttgcacAAGCCCATGTTCATGTCATACCAAAACTCTGTACATAACTGGCTGCTAGAAGGTGTTCCATGTCACTTTGCACTAACTTTGCACATTCTGTGCAGTCGGTCTCAATTGTATGTAGCTCCTGTCCTTTTTAGTTTAACGTTATTTAGTCTATTGTTGTTGCTTTCTCTTATGTGAATTccattgtatttttttactgcctcctttctctttgttgtgttgctgcatTGCCAGAATTTCCTCTCTGGAGATCAGTAAAGTAATATCTTATCTTACATgagcaaaatacaaaaatggacAGTATATTACAAGATATTTTGTagttaaatttaaagaaattttgtgTAAAGGATCAATTAAGGTCTAAGATGTTCAGTTATAGAGTACAATTAGTACGACAGTAATGCCATTATTGACAGTACAAAGACCCAGACTTTAAAGAAGGTCCAGATAGTTACAATGTGGATAATACTACATAGTGGTAAAGAAAAGTGATATTGCTTATGCTAGTTGTAGTGAAAGGAAGAAACATAGCACATGGTAGTGAATGTCAGGAAACCTGATATGGGAAAGGGAATACTGAACATGGtgcaaaacatctaaaacaaagtttattctgtttgaaaaaaaagtaacattgcacattaaatgaaatattttgcaCAATATGAAGGAACTCATTGTGCAGGTGTGATACTAAAGATCGTCAGATACAGTAGTTGCACTGAATAAACTGTATCtgtccaaaaaatgtttttattgtcttcAATGTGATgagaagagacaggaaatatggggagagagaacaGGGAATTGAGCTAAGCCAGTACTCTGGAAATCTTGTCATAGTGGATTAAAACACTGGAGAAAACAGTTTCTAGGAATGCTTATTTTAACAGTGACATTCATGCTTGTGTCTGACTGTAGAAGTGGTAGCTTCTTTACCTTTTCTTTCCCAGACAATATTAAGAATTGATGTAAGAACTAATGTAAATTTCTTCTGACCCCTGTagagaaaaataaggaaagtaatGGCGGCGGAGGTGGAGGTTGAGATTGAAGGATGCAATGAGTATCCTGCTCATTACAAAGTCATGATGGACAAACTTAATGAACAGCGGCAGCTGGACCAGTTCACAGACATTACTCTGATTGTTGACGGTAAGTTGGCGCACCTTGTAGATTATGATGTCCAAGGAAAACTCCTAAGTGATGCTCCTCATTTCAGTGTCTTTTATCTTACAGGGCATCAGTTCAGAGCCCATAAAGCAGTGTTGGCAGCATGCAGTCAGTTTTTCCACAAGTTCTTCCAGGATTTTACCCAGGAGCCACTAGTGGAGATAGAAGGTATACCGTGTTAAAACTGTAAACGCAGCACCCACTATTGTCTCTTTCTTTATTTGTGACTGTTTGACATCAAGTAGCTTTTACTCACAACTGCTGCTCTTGTCACATCACAGGAGTGAGTAACACAGCCTTTCGCCAGCTGATGGAGTTCACATACACAGCAACATTAGATGTGGGTAAAAAGGAGGAAGCTGATGTGTGGAAGGCTGCTGAATATCTACAGATGCAGGAAGCCATTAAAGCACTCAGCAAGTAAGACTAACATACAAGCCAAAATTATGTAACTATCACAGTTGGCATGtcatttacaaagaaaaaaatgttgtttactCTCAACAAAGCTCATCCTGTCTTGTAGGATGAATGACGATTCCTCCTTGACAGCAAAgaacaaaggcaaaaagaggAAGATTGCTGAGACATCAAATGTCATTACAGAAAGTCTTCCTACTGTGGAGGGAGAGCAGGTCAGTTTGCTCATATTGATCACATGAAGATGATGCTTTGTGCTACAACTGCCCTATGTGCCTCGAACATTGTGTGTTCCTGTCTTTAAAATTTGTAATGACTATATTCACTGTTGTCCAGGTGGAGATTGAGGTGATAGGAGAAGGAGTCATTGAGGTGGAGGAAGCAGGACTGGAGGAGGTGGTTGATGCAGCAAAGAACGCTCAGGCCTCAGACGACTCTGCTTTGGCTCTTCTGGCTGAATTAACCAGCAAGTATCAGCAGGAAGAATCTACAGTACATATCgtcaaaaaaggggaaattgAAGAGGTATGGTAACCTGGTTATGAGCAAACCTTGATATTAGCTTAGCTGCATGTTTTGTGGTGTATTGATTGTTTGACTGCCTGTATGTTTTCTTATTAGGAGATGGTGTACCAGGAGGAAACAGTGACAGCGTCCAAAGTGCTGGAGAATGTCGAGTTGGTTGAAGTCCAGATTTCCCAAGTAGACAACATGTTCCGCTGCAACAAGTGTGATCGGGGCTTCAAGTTGTACTATCACCTCAAGCAGCACTTAAAAACACATCTGGGCTCACTGGAAAAACCCCATGTGTGCAATCACTGTGGAAAAGCTTACACACGGGAGGGGGCCTTGAAGCAGCACATCAGTACGTTTCATTTCGAAGCAGAGGAGCTGTCCCGAAGCCAGAAACCACAGAAGAAAGTGCACATATGTGAATACTGTAAAAAGCACTTTGACCACTTTGGGCACTTTAAAGAACACTTGCGAAAGCACACAGGTGAGAACTGaaaattttcttgttttaccTGCTTTAT
The Cheilinus undulatus linkage group 5, ASM1832078v1, whole genome shotgun sequence DNA segment above includes these coding regions:
- the znf131 gene encoding zinc finger protein 131 isoform X2, which translates into the protein MAAEVEVEIEGCNEYPAHYKVMMDKLNEQRQLDQFTDITLIVDGHQFRAHKAVLAACSQFFHKFFQDFTQEPLVEIEGVSNTAFRQLMEFTYTATLDVGKKEEADVWKAAEYLQMQEAIKALSKMNDDSSLTAKNKGKKRKIAETSNVITESLPTVEGEQVEIEVIGEGVIEVEEAGLEEVVDAAKNAQASDDSALALLAELTSKYQQEESTVHIVKKGEIEEEMVYQEETVTASKVLENVELVEVQISQVDNMFRCNKCDRGFKLYYHLKQHLKTHLGSLEKPHVCNHCGKAYTREGALKQHISTFHFEAEELSRSQKPQKKVHICEYCKKHFDHFGHFKEHLRKHTGEKPYECPDCHERFARNSTLKCHMAACQNGAGAKKGRKKVYECQVCSSVFNSWDQFKDHLVSHTGDKPNHCTMCDMWFTHPKDLKVHLKQVHSIEDKKSTEELVIADSAATAAIAIATQSGETVLLDDGIQVEHMTMEPVHVMEMEETTTVVMEDGGVTEMCEEDVERLKQAGVQIQVVHVTTTEVDEQQVVNSQVEVEVDGEMVNVEEAVEAQAVVV
- the znf131 gene encoding zinc finger protein 131 isoform X1, translating into MCHILRKIRKVMAAEVEVEIEGCNEYPAHYKVMMDKLNEQRQLDQFTDITLIVDGHQFRAHKAVLAACSQFFHKFFQDFTQEPLVEIEGVSNTAFRQLMEFTYTATLDVGKKEEADVWKAAEYLQMQEAIKALSKMNDDSSLTAKNKGKKRKIAETSNVITESLPTVEGEQVEIEVIGEGVIEVEEAGLEEVVDAAKNAQASDDSALALLAELTSKYQQEESTVHIVKKGEIEEEMVYQEETVTASKVLENVELVEVQISQVDNMFRCNKCDRGFKLYYHLKQHLKTHLGSLEKPHVCNHCGKAYTREGALKQHISTFHFEAEELSRSQKPQKKVHICEYCKKHFDHFGHFKEHLRKHTGEKPYECPDCHERFARNSTLKCHMAACQNGAGAKKGRKKVYECQVCSSVFNSWDQFKDHLVSHTGDKPNHCTMCDMWFTHPKDLKVHLKQVHSIEDKKSTEELVIADSAATAAIAIATQSGETVLLDDGIQVEHMTMEPVHVMEMEETTTVVMEDGGVTEMCEEDVERLKQAGVQIQVVHVTTTEVDEQQVVNSQVEVEVDGEMVNVEEAVEAQAVVV